One Diabrotica virgifera virgifera chromosome 3, PGI_DIABVI_V3a genomic window carries:
- the LOC114328688 gene encoding uncharacterized protein LOC114328688 has product MFRLLPVIAASCFQLMALPVEMWSNILRLLDPLSLLATARSDPRFKSICFGDSVLRNNLRDALEIERRQAEEIFRNPAKSITISRKDAKRVFAANVSKKITKKSVNLRHSLEVLKKKPMKAENKKKNFKRE; this is encoded by the exons ATGTTCCGTTTGTTGCCAGTGATCGCTGCATCCTGCTTCCAGTTGATGGCGCTTCCCGTGGAAATGTGGTCTAATATTTTAAG attGTTGGATCCATTGTCTTTATTGGCAACTGCCAGATCAGATCCTAGATTCAAGAGTATTTGTTTTGGTGACAGCGTGTTGAGAAATAATCTCCGGGATGCTTTAGAGATTGAAAGACGCCAGGCCGAAGAAATTTTCCGGAATCCTGCAAAATCAATAACTATTTCCAGAAAGGATGCCAAAAGAGTATTTGCAGCTAACGTTTCCAAGAAGATCACGAAGAAATCAGTAAATTTAAGACACAGTTTGGAGGTCCTTAAGAAAAAACCGATGAAAGCAGAGAATAAAAAGAAAAACTTTAAAAGAGAATAA